From a single Cupriavidus taiwanensis LMG 19424 genomic region:
- a CDS encoding lipopolysaccharide biosynthesis protein, whose translation MRRMLSALGAVFEQAAYTAVQFGINVALARSMDVAGYGLVAVVLSLVVFINIFYVAFLHEPALIEGIKLRVRFSVEVAVLTVLPVTAGSILYLYGHGLSTSACAAAAVLFACYTAYWVLRTVGAKARGYAGLLACHMLIGGGVAMIGLASGTRPAPAAMLLLAAAILLPTLVAAATLRRRGRIEIVPGRPESPRQWLGLGASSASAQLMSWLVGPGLVVLLGSLGHFADSAKFRILLTVLLPAQYILMALGYHLMPKFAASFRQDDTPTLARNAAGFVLGGVVLSGALSVLLLLFGDQVVVMLFGAAYGDLDVRFFSLFPIVFAVVMCLRTLLKSFGMARAIFLAAGIGLLAGIALGAWRYPQLDYLVAAQIMLVSFLVIALFQTGALAMGVLRRHAAA comes from the coding sequence ATGCGCCGCATGCTGTCGGCGCTGGGCGCGGTGTTCGAGCAGGCCGCGTACACGGCGGTCCAGTTCGGCATCAACGTGGCGCTGGCCCGCTCGATGGACGTGGCGGGCTATGGGCTGGTGGCGGTGGTGCTGTCGCTGGTGGTGTTCATCAATATCTTCTATGTCGCGTTCCTGCACGAGCCGGCGCTGATCGAGGGGATCAAGCTGCGCGTGCGCTTCTCGGTCGAAGTCGCGGTGCTGACGGTGCTGCCGGTCACGGCCGGCTCGATCCTCTACCTGTACGGGCATGGCCTGAGCACGTCGGCCTGTGCGGCGGCCGCCGTGCTGTTTGCCTGCTACACCGCCTATTGGGTGCTCAGGACCGTGGGCGCAAAGGCGCGCGGCTATGCCGGGCTGCTCGCCTGCCACATGCTCATCGGCGGGGGCGTGGCCATGATTGGCCTGGCCTCCGGTACGCGGCCGGCGCCCGCGGCGATGCTGCTGCTTGCCGCCGCGATCCTGTTGCCGACCCTGGTAGCCGCCGCCACGCTGCGCCGCCGGGGGCGCATCGAGATCGTCCCGGGCAGGCCGGAGTCGCCGCGCCAATGGCTGGGGTTGGGGGCCAGCTCGGCCAGCGCGCAGCTGATGAGCTGGCTGGTCGGGCCGGGACTGGTGGTGCTCCTGGGCTCGCTCGGGCACTTCGCCGACTCGGCGAAGTTCCGCATCCTGCTGACGGTGCTGCTGCCGGCGCAATATATCCTGATGGCGCTGGGCTACCACCTGATGCCGAAGTTTGCCGCATCGTTCAGGCAGGACGACACGCCGACGCTGGCCCGCAACGCCGCCGGGTTCGTGCTGGGCGGGGTGGTGCTGTCCGGCGCGCTGAGCGTGCTGCTGCTGCTGTTTGGCGACCAGGTCGTCGTCATGCTGTTCGGCGCGGCCTATGGAGATCTCGACGTGCGTTTCTTTTCGCTGTTTCCGATCGTATTTGCGGTGGTGATGTGCCTGCGCACCTTGCTGAAATCCTTCGGCATGGCACGCGCCATCTTCCTCGCCGCGGGTATCGGCCTGCTGGCGGGCATCGCCCTGGGCGCATGGCGTTATCCGCAGCTCGACTACCTCGTGGCGGCGCAGATCATGCTGGTGTCGTTCCTCGTCATCGCGCTGTTCCAGACCGGTGCGCTCGCCATGGGCGTACTGCGCAGGCATGCCGCCGCATAG
- a CDS encoding glycosyltransferase: MIKVLHVTECLGGVETYLHLLASHINDEHISFHFALPKQCSVSAIADARNFGVSYLPIPRKLDPLNDLKAALSLRALVKRVAPQIVHLHSSKAGLVGRLACIGLNVRVVYTPHAYYYLGLRGIKRRVFLMAERFLHRLTDAVLATSPSERDRAIHDVGLPRERAHSILNAVEPRSVPVERQLGAVKRVIMVARISPQKNIPMFLDVAKLFQGRPDVEFMLVGYGHYENDRATLDAMLRERGLVEGKDITAIAWMGRAELLELLAHAAVVVLTSHYESFGYVLAEANALAIPVVGTDVDGIKDIIVDGSNGFIVPVDDAPSMASSIEAIVGDATLWQAMSEHAVTRAKSEFNIVTQARKFESFYSRAALA, translated from the coding sequence ATGATCAAAGTCCTGCACGTGACCGAGTGCCTGGGCGGTGTCGAGACTTACCTGCACCTGCTCGCCTCCCATATCAATGACGAGCACATCAGCTTCCACTTCGCGCTGCCGAAGCAATGCTCGGTGTCCGCGATCGCCGATGCGCGCAATTTCGGCGTCAGCTACCTGCCGATCCCGCGCAAGCTCGATCCGCTCAACGACCTGAAGGCGGCGCTCAGCCTGCGCGCGCTGGTGAAACGCGTAGCGCCGCAGATCGTCCACCTGCACAGCTCCAAGGCGGGACTGGTGGGACGGCTGGCCTGCATCGGCCTGAACGTGCGCGTGGTCTACACCCCGCATGCCTATTACTACCTGGGCCTGCGCGGCATCAAGCGCCGCGTGTTCCTGATGGCCGAGCGCTTCCTGCACCGGCTGACCGATGCGGTGCTGGCCACCTCGCCGTCGGAGCGCGACCGCGCCATCCATGACGTGGGCCTGCCGCGGGAACGTGCGCACTCCATCCTGAATGCCGTCGAGCCCCGCTCCGTGCCGGTGGAACGCCAACTGGGCGCGGTCAAGCGCGTGATCATGGTGGCGCGGATCAGCCCGCAGAAGAACATCCCCATGTTCCTGGACGTGGCGAAGCTGTTCCAGGGGCGTCCCGACGTCGAATTCATGCTGGTCGGCTATGGCCACTATGAGAATGACCGGGCCACGCTCGATGCCATGCTGCGGGAACGCGGGCTGGTCGAGGGCAAGGACATCACCGCCATCGCGTGGATGGGCCGGGCCGAGCTGCTGGAACTGCTGGCGCATGCCGCGGTGGTGGTGCTGACCTCGCACTACGAGAGCTTCGGCTACGTGCTGGCGGAAGCCAATGCGCTGGCGATCCCGGTGGTCGGCACCGACGTCGACGGCATCAAGGACATCATCGTCGATGGCAGCAACGGCTTTATCGTGCCGGTGGACGACGCCCCCTCCATGGCCAGCTCGATCGAAGCCATCGTCGGCGATGCCACGCTGTGGCAGGCCATGTCCGAGCACGCCGTCACCCGGGCCAAGTCCGAGTTCAATATCGTGACCCAGGCCAGAAAGTTCGAGTCCTTCTACTCGCGCGCCGCGCTGGCCTAG
- a CDS encoding undecaprenyl-phosphate glucose phosphotransferase, producing the protein MFARHHDQLALMARLLDAGAIWVAAILASEARFDTAQAPIHQFIQYFACAIAFIVLPGFDVYTSWRGRSLFSLAARLLSAWSLVWLVSLLLTYLLHQTDSLSRLWMVYWYLFSLAALVALRVVSRAVLNLLRVAGANNKRVIIVGFGRTGQEMYRRATASHTTGYKISGIYAAEGEPTPEGRRRIHDSADIAAFAREHGIAEIWLTLPMREHRLMQEIAFSLRNDFIDIKWMPSVLDFDLLNHNVGNFLGMPAVEMNKPPSLGVRGTIKAIFDRTFAALVLVALSPLFLLIAVLIRRDSPGPVFFKQERLGMDGRVIHVYKFRSMKVHAEHGVVTQATKGDSRVTPIGAFLRRTSLDELPQFINVLKGEMSVVGPRPHAMAHNNMYKEQLDFYMLRHRVKPGITGWAQINGYRGETDTLDKMAKRVEHDIFYIRNWSFWLDLRIIFWTAFRGWMGSNAY; encoded by the coding sequence ATGTTTGCCAGGCACCACGATCAGCTCGCGCTGATGGCTCGCCTGCTCGACGCCGGCGCCATCTGGGTGGCGGCAATCCTCGCCAGTGAAGCGCGGTTCGACACCGCGCAGGCGCCAATCCACCAGTTCATCCAGTACTTTGCCTGTGCCATTGCCTTCATCGTGCTGCCAGGCTTCGACGTGTACACGTCGTGGCGCGGACGCAGCCTGTTCTCGCTTGCCGCGCGGCTGTTGTCCGCATGGAGCCTGGTCTGGCTGGTGAGCCTGCTGCTGACCTACCTGCTGCACCAGACCGACTCGCTGTCGCGCCTGTGGATGGTGTACTGGTACCTGTTCTCACTGGCAGCGCTGGTGGCGCTGCGCGTGGTCAGCCGCGCCGTGCTCAACCTGCTGCGCGTCGCCGGCGCCAACAACAAGCGCGTGATCATCGTCGGCTTTGGCCGCACCGGCCAGGAGATGTACCGCCGCGCCACCGCCAGCCACACCACCGGCTACAAGATCAGCGGCATCTATGCCGCCGAAGGCGAGCCCACGCCGGAAGGACGCCGCCGCATCCACGACAGCGCCGACATCGCCGCCTTCGCGCGCGAGCACGGCATTGCCGAGATCTGGCTGACGCTGCCGATGCGCGAGCACCGCCTGATGCAGGAGATCGCCTTCTCGCTGCGCAATGACTTCATCGACATCAAGTGGATGCCGAGCGTGCTCGACTTCGACCTCCTCAACCACAACGTCGGCAACTTCCTCGGCATGCCGGCCGTGGAGATGAACAAGCCGCCTTCGCTGGGCGTGCGCGGCACCATCAAGGCCATCTTCGACCGCACCTTTGCCGCACTCGTGCTGGTCGCACTGTCGCCGCTGTTCCTGCTGATAGCCGTGCTGATCAGGCGCGACTCGCCTGGTCCGGTGTTCTTCAAGCAGGAGCGCCTCGGCATGGACGGACGCGTGATCCACGTCTACAAGTTCCGCAGCATGAAGGTGCATGCCGAGCACGGCGTAGTCACGCAAGCCACCAAGGGCGATAGCCGCGTCACGCCGATCGGCGCCTTCCTGCGCCGCACCAGCCTCGACGAGCTGCCGCAGTTCATCAACGTGCTGAAGGGCGAGATGAGCGTGGTGGGGCCGCGCCCGCACGCCATGGCGCACAACAACATGTACAAGGAGCAGCTCGATTTCTACATGCTGCGCCACCGCGTCAAGCCGGGCATCACCGGGTGGGCGCAGATCAACGGCTATCGCGGCGAGACCGACACCCTGGACAAGATGGCCAAGCGGGTGGAGCACGACATCTTCTACATCCGCAACTGGTCGTTCTGGCTCGACCTGCGCATCATCTTCTGGACCGCCTTCCGCGGCTGGATGGGCAGCAATGCTTACTGA
- a CDS encoding polysaccharide pyruvyl transferase family protein — MKHVVICAVPYSDNLGDAVIAETLGHLIRQAVPDCRVSFLDIAGRTRLGEQSLKKGRLMRLFSRLPGWARVPVLTMAIWLKYRRQWRVRWQQQLADADVVVVGGGQLLCDVDLNFPLKLYLLARCLGKNARVALVSVGVAAGWSRLGRYLVSRFFALAAPQYVSVRDESSRRNIVGLGAGEACDVAIIPDPAILSASLYAEHGLEKRWDVGICVSDVESLHYNADLVSVAEQGGGLGMFVELVHKLRQGGQRVVLFTNGAEEDNLAAAAVRSRLGADGMQGVDFMLPASPAELASIIAACHSMVGHRMHANIIAFSFGVPSVGIVWDTKVASFFKLSGRGDFAVRQNASADDVIERLACARSLGAAQFKRSARLGRDITQGLALLFGQTLALPAAPATLRAAPSLEGTP, encoded by the coding sequence GTGCCATACAGTGACAACCTTGGCGATGCGGTGATCGCCGAAACGCTGGGGCATCTGATCCGCCAGGCCGTGCCGGATTGCCGGGTCAGTTTCCTCGATATCGCCGGGCGCACGCGCCTGGGCGAACAGTCGCTCAAGAAGGGCCGACTGATGCGGCTTTTCTCCAGGCTGCCAGGCTGGGCCCGGGTGCCGGTGCTGACCATGGCCATCTGGCTGAAATACCGGCGGCAGTGGCGCGTGCGCTGGCAACAGCAACTGGCCGATGCCGATGTGGTGGTGGTTGGCGGCGGCCAGCTGCTGTGCGATGTGGACCTGAACTTTCCGCTGAAGCTGTACCTGCTGGCCCGCTGCCTCGGCAAGAATGCCAGGGTCGCGCTGGTATCGGTGGGCGTGGCGGCTGGCTGGTCGCGGCTGGGACGTTACCTGGTGTCGCGCTTTTTCGCGCTGGCGGCGCCGCAATACGTCTCGGTCCGGGATGAAAGCTCGCGGCGCAATATCGTCGGCCTCGGCGCGGGCGAGGCTTGCGATGTCGCCATCATTCCCGATCCCGCCATCCTGAGCGCGTCGCTGTATGCGGAGCACGGGCTGGAGAAGCGCTGGGATGTGGGGATCTGTGTCTCGGACGTCGAATCGCTGCACTACAACGCGGACCTCGTCAGCGTAGCGGAGCAGGGCGGCGGGCTGGGCATGTTCGTAGAACTGGTGCACAAGCTGCGGCAGGGCGGACAGCGCGTGGTGCTGTTCACCAACGGCGCCGAGGAAGACAACCTTGCCGCGGCGGCGGTCAGGAGCCGGCTGGGCGCGGACGGGATGCAAGGCGTGGATTTCATGCTGCCCGCATCCCCGGCGGAGCTGGCATCGATCATTGCCGCCTGCCACAGCATGGTGGGGCACAGGATGCACGCCAACATCATTGCCTTCAGCTTCGGCGTGCCGTCCGTCGGCATTGTGTGGGACACCAAGGTCGCTTCCTTCTTCAAGCTGAGCGGGCGTGGCGATTTCGCCGTGCGGCAGAACGCCAGCGCTGACGACGTGATCGAAAGGCTGGCCTGCGCTCGCTCGCTGGGCGCGGCGCAGTTCAAGCGTTCGGCGCGGCTGGGCCGCGACATCACCCAGGGCCTGGCGCTGCTGTTCGGCCAGACGCTGGCGCTGCCGGCCGCCCCGGCGACGCTGCGGGCGGCGCCTTCGCTCGAGGGGACGCCATAA